The Mycolicibacterium mageritense genome contains a region encoding:
- a CDS encoding NAD(P)/FAD-dependent oxidoreductase, producing the protein MSETVLTTDVVIVGGGLEGCSAAWSLAQRGITDVTILERDTVGSGGTGKSSGVVRCHYGVSSLAAMATRSLELFENAEEILGEDVGFHQTGYVVGVGPQNVQAIRDSMAAQRAVGVRTEDIDATEVQKLWPVADLEPFAAFAWEERGGYGDAYQTAQGFAAAARRQGVRLKQSTTVSEIIVENGRATGVRLADGSVVSAATVVLAAGPWSVALLAAHGIELPITVHREQIVLIDPGQDLGKVPVFSDLVSLQYVRPEGSDGQILFGNSALDVLEPADPDNYLNRADDDFIDLTVDKIGTRFPGLENPSIASTYAGCYDVTPDFNPVISRTPVDGLIVAAGFSGHGFKIAPAVGRLVADLVVDGTSTDADIPAEDFRLSRFAEGKLLTSPFPYVGAGQMR; encoded by the coding sequence ATGTCTGAAACTGTCCTTACGACCGACGTCGTCATCGTGGGCGGCGGACTCGAAGGCTGCTCGGCAGCCTGGTCGCTGGCCCAGCGTGGCATCACCGATGTCACGATTCTCGAGCGCGACACCGTTGGCTCGGGCGGCACGGGGAAGTCCTCCGGCGTCGTGCGCTGCCACTACGGGGTCAGCTCGCTGGCCGCAATGGCGACTCGAAGCCTCGAACTTTTCGAGAACGCCGAAGAGATCCTCGGTGAGGATGTCGGTTTTCACCAGACGGGCTACGTGGTCGGCGTAGGCCCGCAGAACGTCCAGGCCATCCGCGACTCGATGGCCGCGCAGCGCGCCGTGGGTGTGCGCACCGAGGACATCGACGCCACCGAGGTTCAAAAGCTTTGGCCTGTCGCCGATCTGGAACCGTTCGCCGCGTTTGCGTGGGAGGAACGTGGTGGCTACGGCGACGCCTACCAAACCGCTCAGGGTTTCGCTGCGGCAGCTCGCCGCCAAGGGGTGCGCCTGAAGCAGAGCACGACGGTCAGCGAGATCATCGTCGAGAACGGCCGCGCCACAGGTGTGCGCCTGGCCGACGGCAGTGTCGTGTCGGCCGCCACGGTCGTCCTCGCAGCCGGACCCTGGTCGGTTGCATTGCTGGCCGCCCACGGCATCGAGTTGCCGATCACGGTGCACCGCGAGCAGATCGTGCTCATCGATCCGGGCCAGGATCTCGGCAAGGTTCCGGTGTTCTCCGATCTGGTGTCGTTGCAGTACGTCCGACCGGAAGGCTCCGACGGGCAGATCCTGTTCGGTAACTCCGCTCTCGACGTGCTCGAACCCGCGGACCCGGACAACTACCTCAACCGCGCCGACGACGACTTCATCGACCTCACCGTCGACAAGATCGGGACACGGTTCCCTGGCCTGGAGAACCCGTCGATCGCGTCGACGTACGCCGGTTGCTACGACGTCACCCCGGACTTCAACCCGGTGATCTCGAGAACCCCCGTCGACGGGCTGATCGTCGCTGCGGGATTCTCCGGCCACGGCTTCAAGATCGCCCCCGCGGTGGGCCGGCTCGTCGCCGACCTCGTCGTGGACGGAACCAGCACCGACGCCGACATCCCGGCTGAGGACTTCCGGCTGTCCCGATTCGCCGAAGGGAAATTGCTCACCAGCCCCTTCCCGTACGTCGGCGCGGGCCAGATGCGCTGA
- the glnT gene encoding type III glutamate--ammonia ligase — MSFDLATQAEQSGTKFILALFVDLRGKPCAKLVPVEAVDELAKDGVGFAGYAAGAMGQEPKDPDLIAIPDPASFTPIPFVKEGLALVHCDVHVEGKPWPYAPRNILKSMIQRAADAGFEPWMGAEVEYYLLTRNSDGTLSTADKNDVAANPCYDVRGLTRMYEHLSGISTAMNQLGWSNYANDHEDGNGQFEQNFQYAEALVTADRVVTLRYLLAMSAEEHGMIATFMPKPFSDRTGSGLHLHISLTSGGTPVFPTNTDERGLGLSETAYHFIGGILEHASALQAVIAPTVNSYKRTRAVAVTSGASWAPNNPTFGGNDRTHYIRIPDNQRIELRGGCGSANPYLAAAAAIGAGLHGIANKVDPGEMGAQATSRPALPVTLLHAVETLEADPVMMDVLDAAGAGVSKYFTDLKRDEFFSYHSQVSAWEIDQYLTAF, encoded by the coding sequence ATGTCCTTTGACCTCGCCACACAGGCGGAACAATCGGGAACGAAGTTCATCCTCGCGCTCTTCGTTGACCTCCGAGGAAAGCCGTGCGCCAAGCTGGTGCCGGTCGAGGCAGTCGATGAACTCGCCAAGGACGGTGTCGGTTTCGCCGGCTACGCCGCCGGCGCCATGGGCCAGGAGCCCAAAGACCCTGACCTGATTGCGATTCCCGACCCGGCGTCGTTCACGCCGATCCCATTCGTCAAGGAGGGGCTGGCACTCGTGCACTGCGACGTGCACGTCGAGGGCAAGCCCTGGCCGTACGCACCCCGGAACATTCTCAAGTCCATGATCCAGCGCGCTGCCGACGCGGGCTTCGAACCGTGGATGGGTGCGGAGGTGGAGTACTACCTGCTCACCCGCAACAGTGACGGCACGCTGTCCACCGCGGACAAGAACGACGTGGCCGCGAACCCGTGCTACGACGTGCGCGGCCTGACCCGGATGTACGAGCACCTCTCCGGGATCTCCACGGCGATGAACCAGCTCGGCTGGTCCAACTACGCCAACGACCACGAGGACGGCAACGGCCAGTTCGAGCAGAACTTCCAGTACGCGGAGGCTCTGGTCACTGCCGACCGCGTGGTGACGCTGCGCTATCTACTGGCGATGAGCGCCGAGGAACACGGCATGATCGCCACGTTCATGCCGAAACCGTTCTCCGACCGCACCGGCAGCGGGTTGCACCTGCACATCTCTCTCACCAGTGGTGGCACGCCGGTGTTCCCCACCAATACCGATGAGCGAGGTCTCGGGCTTTCGGAAACGGCCTACCACTTCATCGGCGGCATACTCGAGCACGCGAGCGCGCTACAGGCAGTTATCGCCCCGACTGTCAACTCCTACAAGCGAACCCGCGCCGTTGCGGTGACGTCCGGTGCGTCCTGGGCGCCGAACAATCCGACCTTCGGCGGCAACGACCGCACCCACTACATCCGCATTCCCGACAATCAGCGGATCGAGCTGCGTGGTGGATGCGGATCGGCGAACCCGTACCTGGCGGCCGCGGCGGCGATCGGCGCCGGGCTGCACGGCATCGCCAACAAAGTGGACCCCGGCGAGATGGGGGCGCAGGCCACCTCACGGCCCGCGCTGCCGGTAACGCTGCTCCACGCCGTGGAAACACTGGAGGCAGACCCGGTGATGATGGACGTCCTCGACGCCGCCGGTGCCGGGGTCTCCAAGTACTTCACCGACCTCAAGCGCGACGAGTTCTTCAGCTATCACAGCCAGGTAAGTGCCTGGGAAATCGATCAGTACCTGACGGCATTCTGA
- a CDS encoding class II glutamine amidotransferase domain-containing protein, giving the protein MCGIVGLHLRRPELYPRLGELLTGMLCEMADRGMDSAGVAVYGDPNWTPPGHGAVSLLEVTAPTDEVAAAVSAQAGVEVTVRAYEHTYLLTAPIDSELLLEAARTALPDALVVGFGADLAVLKGVGHPRTLAEAWGLPKAQGWQGVGHTRMATESAVTPAGCHPYAVGTGQCLVHNGSFSNHATVRRDLRREGVSFDSENDTEVGARFVAHQLAQGRDVETALKELCATFDGFYTLLVSNHDSFAIVRDAISCKPAVIAETPDWVAMASEYRALASLPGVENAKIWEPEPEVVYAWSR; this is encoded by the coding sequence ATGTGCGGAATCGTGGGGCTGCATCTGCGCCGCCCCGAACTGTATCCGAGGCTGGGCGAATTGCTCACCGGGATGTTGTGCGAAATGGCCGACCGCGGAATGGATTCGGCGGGTGTCGCGGTCTACGGCGACCCCAACTGGACGCCACCGGGACACGGCGCCGTGTCGCTGCTCGAGGTCACCGCGCCAACTGACGAGGTCGCCGCTGCCGTCAGTGCGCAGGCCGGCGTCGAGGTGACCGTGCGCGCCTACGAGCACACGTATCTGCTGACGGCTCCGATCGATTCGGAGCTGCTGCTCGAAGCGGCCCGCACGGCTCTGCCGGACGCGCTGGTCGTCGGGTTCGGTGCCGATCTCGCGGTGCTCAAAGGCGTCGGCCACCCACGGACACTTGCCGAGGCGTGGGGACTGCCCAAGGCGCAGGGCTGGCAGGGTGTGGGGCATACCCGCATGGCCACCGAGTCCGCCGTCACGCCGGCAGGTTGCCACCCGTACGCCGTGGGCACCGGACAATGCTTGGTGCACAACGGATCTTTCTCGAACCACGCCACCGTGCGCCGGGATCTGCGCCGGGAGGGAGTGTCGTTCGACAGCGAGAACGACACCGAGGTGGGAGCCCGGTTCGTGGCGCACCAACTGGCCCAGGGGCGCGATGTCGAAACGGCGTTGAAGGAGCTGTGCGCCACCTTCGACGGGTTCTACACGCTGTTGGTGTCCAACCATGACTCGTTCGCGATCGTGCGCGATGCGATCTCGTGCAAACCTGCCGTGATCGCCGAGACTCCCGACTGGGTCGCGATGGCGAGCGAATACCGTGCCCTGGCATCGCTGCCGGGTGTCGAAAACGCAAAGATCTGGGAACCCGAGCCCGAGGTGGTGTACGCATGGAGCCGTTGA
- a CDS encoding GltB/FmdC/FwdC-like GXGXG domain-containing protein has protein sequence MEPLTYDLAETPLREVNAALHAADLSGEFLIKNPAGAHNVAVGVNAPVKITVDGHLGYYGAGMNQQAEITINGNAGTGVAENMMSGTVWVKGSASQSAGATAHGGLLVIEGNASARCGISMKGVDIVVGGNVGHMSAFMAQAGRLVIRGDAGEALGDSIYETRIYLRGNAASLGADCVAKEMRDEHHQELAMLLKAAGFDDDDTASYTRYGSARNLYHFHVDHAGAY, from the coding sequence ATGGAGCCGTTGACATACGACCTGGCTGAAACGCCGCTGCGGGAGGTAAACGCCGCCCTGCATGCCGCGGATCTGTCCGGTGAATTTCTCATCAAGAACCCGGCGGGAGCGCACAACGTCGCGGTTGGCGTCAACGCACCGGTCAAGATCACGGTCGACGGACACCTCGGCTACTACGGCGCGGGGATGAACCAGCAGGCCGAGATCACCATCAACGGCAACGCCGGAACCGGTGTCGCCGAGAACATGATGAGCGGCACCGTATGGGTCAAGGGCAGTGCCTCTCAGTCCGCCGGGGCGACCGCGCACGGAGGATTGTTGGTGATCGAGGGCAACGCCTCTGCGCGGTGCGGAATTTCGATGAAGGGCGTCGACATCGTGGTGGGCGGCAACGTCGGCCACATGAGTGCCTTCATGGCGCAAGCCGGACGCCTGGTGATCCGCGGCGACGCCGGCGAGGCACTCGGTGACTCGATCTACGAAACGCGAATCTATCTGCGCGGTAATGCCGCATCGCTGGGTGCGGACTGCGTCGCGAAGGAAATGCGGGACGAGCACCACCAGGAGCTGGCCATGTTGTTGAAGGCGGCCGGCTTCGATGACGACGACACTGCCTCCTACACGCGGTACGGGTCTGCCCGCAACCTCTACCACTTCCACGTCGATCACGCCGGAGCATACTGA